The proteins below come from a single Gordonia pseudamarae genomic window:
- a CDS encoding aldehyde dehydrogenase family protein: MQVSETEVETPTSVELGRRVAERAERRLLIDGRLVEATGGATYPNVSPATGLVLGEAAAATADDMRAAIAAARRAFDETDWSSNKELRKRCLTQLQEALEAEKEELREEIIAEVGSPDMATRNAQLDWPLQEALNYPIRLIDEFEWERTLDGGGLFGPRNIRKVVKEAVGVVAAITPSNYPIEVILNKLGPALAAGNTVVLKPDPNAPWTGLRLGRLIAEKTDFPAGVVNVVTTPDNDVAGILASDPRVDLISFTGSTAVGKHLMREGAETMKRVFLELGGKSALIVLDDADPGKAVMGAMGTCQHAGQGCAINTRLLVHRSLYETVIEQVTFAFGLAPVGDPADPGVLTGPLITATAKEKVLSMIEQAREGGAEVVFGGGVPENLAEHLADGHYVQPTVLAGVAPDAPIAQEEVFGPVLVIIPFDTDDEAVAIANSTPFGLAGAVLSGDLDRGLAVANRIRTGSIGVNGGMFYSADAPFGGFGASGVGRQCGIEGFNQYLETRTIAHRAPGA; this comes from the coding sequence ATGCAAGTGAGCGAAACGGAAGTCGAGACCCCGACGAGCGTCGAACTCGGTCGCAGGGTGGCCGAACGCGCCGAACGACGGCTGCTGATCGACGGCAGGCTGGTCGAGGCCACCGGCGGAGCCACCTACCCCAACGTCAGCCCGGCCACCGGCCTGGTGCTCGGCGAGGCGGCCGCGGCGACCGCCGACGATATGCGTGCGGCCATCGCCGCGGCCCGTCGCGCCTTCGATGAGACCGACTGGTCGTCGAACAAGGAACTGCGTAAACGCTGCCTCACGCAGTTGCAGGAGGCCCTGGAAGCGGAGAAGGAAGAGCTCCGCGAGGAGATCATCGCCGAGGTCGGTTCCCCCGACATGGCCACGCGCAACGCGCAACTGGACTGGCCGCTGCAGGAAGCCCTGAACTATCCGATCCGGCTGATCGACGAATTCGAATGGGAACGCACCCTCGACGGCGGCGGCCTCTTCGGGCCCCGCAACATCCGCAAGGTCGTCAAGGAGGCGGTCGGCGTCGTCGCGGCCATCACGCCGTCCAACTACCCGATTGAGGTCATCCTCAACAAGCTCGGTCCCGCCCTCGCGGCCGGTAACACCGTGGTTCTCAAGCCGGACCCCAACGCGCCGTGGACCGGCCTGAGGCTGGGCCGGCTGATCGCCGAGAAGACGGACTTCCCGGCCGGTGTGGTCAACGTGGTCACCACCCCCGACAACGACGTCGCCGGGATCCTCGCGAGCGACCCCCGCGTCGATCTCATCTCCTTCACCGGATCGACCGCCGTCGGCAAGCATCTCATGCGTGAGGGCGCGGAGACGATGAAGCGGGTCTTCCTCGAACTCGGCGGCAAATCCGCGCTCATCGTGCTCGACGACGCCGACCCCGGCAAAGCGGTGATGGGTGCGATGGGCACCTGCCAGCACGCCGGGCAGGGGTGTGCGATCAATACCCGTCTGCTGGTGCATCGTTCGCTGTACGAGACAGTCATCGAACAGGTGACGTTCGCGTTCGGGCTGGCGCCGGTGGGTGATCCGGCCGATCCGGGTGTGCTCACCGGACCGCTGATCACCGCCACGGCCAAGGAGAAGGTCCTGTCGATGATCGAGCAGGCCCGCGAGGGAGGTGCCGAGGTCGTCTTCGGCGGCGGTGTGCCGGAGAACCTGGCCGAGCACCTCGCCGACGGCCACTACGTGCAGCCGACCGTCCTCGCCGGGGTCGCCCCCGACGCACCGATCGCCCAGGAAGAGGTGTTCGGTCCGGTCCTGGTGATCATCCCGTTCGACACCGACGACGAGGCCGTCGCCATCGCCAACAGCACCCCGTTCGGTCTGGCCGGCGCCGTACTGTCCGGTGACCTGGATCGTGGCCTGGCCGTGGCCAACCGGATCCGCACCGGATCGATCGGCGTGAACGGCGGCATGTTCTATTCGGCCGATGCCCCGTTCGGCGGTTTCGGTGCCAGCGGCGTCGGACGCCAGTGCGGCATCGAAGGTTTCAACCAGTACCTGGAGACCCGGACCATCGCGCACCGGGCACCCGGCGCCTAA
- a CDS encoding mycofactocin-coupled SDR family oxidoreductase, with protein MGKLDSKVAVVSGAARGQGRSHAVNLAKEGASVILIDICKDLEGNNYPLSRREDLDETVNLVEKEGVKAYAIEADVRERSQTWDAIAEGVKELGRLDIVVANAGICPMGKKQTILSWSDTIDTDLAGVFNLVQGSLPHLEKGASIIATGSLAAMLGSTGNQGPGGSAYSLAKQIVARYVNDLSVHLGPKGIRINAVHPTNCNTDMLHNEGMYSVFRPDLESPTLDDVKPVFPMMHSMKVPFVEPQDISNAVIFLASEDSRYITGMQLRIDAGGYAKTVPWKG; from the coding sequence ATGGGAAAGCTCGATAGCAAGGTCGCCGTCGTCAGTGGCGCCGCCCGCGGTCAGGGCCGTTCGCACGCGGTCAACCTCGCCAAGGAGGGCGCCAGTGTCATTCTGATCGACATCTGTAAAGACCTGGAGGGCAACAACTACCCGCTGTCCCGTCGTGAAGACCTGGACGAGACCGTCAACCTCGTCGAGAAGGAAGGCGTCAAGGCCTACGCCATCGAGGCCGACGTGCGCGAACGCTCGCAGACCTGGGACGCCATCGCCGAGGGCGTCAAAGAGTTGGGCCGCCTCGACATCGTCGTCGCCAATGCCGGCATCTGCCCGATGGGCAAGAAGCAGACCATCCTGTCGTGGTCGGATACCATCGACACCGACCTGGCCGGGGTGTTCAATCTGGTGCAGGGCAGCCTTCCGCACCTGGAGAAGGGTGCCTCGATCATCGCCACCGGTTCGCTGGCCGCGATGCTGGGCAGCACCGGCAACCAGGGTCCGGGCGGATCGGCCTACAGCCTGGCCAAACAGATCGTCGCCCGCTACGTGAATGACCTGTCGGTCCACCTGGGCCCCAAGGGAATCCGTATCAACGCGGTGCACCCCACCAACTGCAACACCGACATGCTGCACAACGAGGGGATGTACTCGGTGTTCCGTCCTGACCTGGAAAGTCCCACCCTCGACGACGTCAAGCCCGTGTTCCCGATGATGCACTCGATGAAGGTTCCCTTCGTTGAGCCGCAGGACATCTCCAACGCGGTGATCTTCCTCGCCAGCGAGGACTCCCGCTACATCACCGGCATGCAGCTGCGTATCGACGCGGGCGGCTACGCCAAGACCGTCCCGTGGAAGGGCTGA